One part of the Dyadobacter sp. 676 genome encodes these proteins:
- a CDS encoding DUF349 domain-containing protein has product MENATLNDEYGYVKDSKVFLKGYLDFPDRQIGEVKRTEQEAIDYFKNRFNIVLNKVEQLEREIDEALNKGSYLTKLIQLQRKLKGFDALGDFVPLLKRLEEKEEYLKGLIEVNQLKNLEIKRALIEDVKVAAAVTDYTTATDQIQEIKAKWIRTGPVDKEYQEEIETTFQKILDDFFQRRRDYFDEQNKLNQKRIEEYERLIKITKTLSYAKDLDEAYQKAREIRNAWNNVGEVPPKRFFKVNKAYRHFLKLFYDKYNAAKGIEPKVRVDPRVLEQQKLLAQAEALLKQQDIIEASQEAKVLLSKWKEIKIPFKLADKELAERFRMVCDKIFELSYLARVISRKYPAFDLKSPEEQLRTKYRELEWLTKREKSDLEFAQLEFDRTATGDPELDKQAAGRINIQKRKVQMKERILSEFERKLKAITG; this is encoded by the coding sequence ATGGAAAATGCCACATTGAATGATGAATACGGCTACGTTAAGGACAGCAAAGTATTTTTAAAGGGGTATCTGGATTTCCCCGACCGGCAAATTGGAGAAGTAAAAAGGACTGAGCAGGAAGCGATTGACTATTTTAAAAATCGCTTTAACATTGTCCTGAACAAAGTAGAACAGCTGGAACGCGAAATTGATGAAGCGCTTAATAAGGGCTCTTATCTTACCAAACTGATTCAGCTGCAACGCAAGTTGAAAGGTTTTGATGCATTGGGCGATTTTGTGCCCTTACTGAAAAGGCTGGAAGAAAAAGAAGAATATCTCAAAGGCCTTATCGAGGTTAACCAGCTGAAAAACCTTGAAATCAAACGGGCGTTGATCGAGGATGTGAAAGTTGCCGCCGCTGTTACCGATTACACCACAGCTACGGACCAGATACAGGAAATTAAAGCCAAATGGATACGCACCGGGCCGGTCGACAAAGAATATCAGGAAGAAATTGAAACCACTTTTCAGAAAATTCTGGACGATTTCTTCCAGCGCCGTCGCGATTATTTCGACGAACAGAACAAGCTTAATCAGAAACGAATCGAGGAATATGAGCGTCTGATCAAAATCACCAAAACGCTCAGCTACGCCAAAGATCTCGACGAAGCTTATCAAAAAGCGAGGGAAATCCGCAATGCGTGGAATAATGTGGGAGAGGTGCCGCCGAAACGCTTTTTCAAAGTCAACAAAGCATATCGTCACTTCCTGAAACTATTTTACGACAAATATAATGCTGCCAAAGGCATCGAGCCGAAGGTGCGCGTAGACCCTCGCGTGCTGGAACAGCAAAAGCTGCTCGCGCAGGCCGAAGCACTTTTGAAACAGCAGGATATTATCGAAGCGTCGCAGGAAGCGAAAGTGCTGCTCAGCAAATGGAAGGAGATCAAAATTCCTTTCAAACTGGCCGACAAGGAGCTTGCGGAGCGTTTCCGGATGGTGTGCGACAAGATCTTCGAATTGAGCTATCTGGCGCGTGTGATCAGCCGCAAATACCCGGCTTTCGACTTGAAGAGCCCCGAAGAACAGCTTCGCACCAAATACCGCGAACTCGAATGGCTTACCAAACGCGAGAAGAGCGACCTGGAATTCGCACAGCTGGAATTTGACCGTACAGCCACCGGCGATCCCGAACTGGACAAACAGGCCGCGGGCCGTATCAATATCCAGAAACGCAAGGTCCAGATGAAAGAGCGCATCCTCTCCGAATTTGAAAGGAAACTGAAAGCTATTACAGGCTAA
- a CDS encoding T9SS type A sorting domain-containing protein, with the protein MYLKRLSSSFHYSRLFTIAFFLSLLLCRPEPLFAQRELILNTTGYGFDRTAPNGINTEQWQYIQKFANLKYDGKDASPTAIRLHIQWEHYEPALGNYQRGKIVQAVKAILDLNPNMKIALHFSYLRPGYWNDSFLSSVDVAQISTGSLMRDAIAHTYPSVYSEYATGRFLAFVDDALAQIQDYAPRILYVAMGNNGSEEFYMPNKTVNSVNYAGMFEPKALQAWRTKFLPARFPGQTNATWGRNSYPIAAAPQPTDGNYNSEMGRDLHRFAGWGLLKLFKGFYETVKNRNSSIKVLHFISDFGSVQGNNWHLHSSTLLLALELADGIYHTDGTNQWDLWKKIMGIDVIKGTYPNKIAGVEFDPIDLAQPDGGSGINGGISYEWFPRAYKHGAEYVHIAMHYNDIEIQQLAPTLALCREQYITPSYQPPAREEPVTVNIFPNVFTGNFLFDMWNQIGGQNFGQTDLRPKSIRMTDNGYWENIWDNASYLPCTFSLNVSTSQAKPVTGASVTLSVNCSGPECNTADYIWSGEGVNSRTGSSVTFSAPGIPGDYNYTVKSARSGCSAKTSSRILPVTRALPVKLISFTAAKEGRQARLSWSTSEEVNSERFEVERSTDGRKWGKIGTVDAVGDVLDTVTKYTFNDDSPEEGENLYRLKMIDRDGTFAYSRIVNVSFKPDTFASTYPNPATDQISISTHDWENVKTVRIVNQAGQVVYNSEKPRQEIDIRQLAAGSYVIGIVRGNGTHENLKFVKEAGK; encoded by the coding sequence ATGTACCTAAAACGTCTGTCGTCATCATTCCATTACTCACGTTTATTCACCATCGCATTTTTCCTTTCATTGCTCCTGTGCCGCCCCGAACCCCTTTTTGCGCAGCGCGAGCTGATCCTCAACACTACCGGCTACGGATTCGACAGGACGGCGCCGAACGGCATCAATACCGAACAATGGCAATACATTCAGAAATTTGCCAATCTCAAATACGACGGAAAGGACGCCAGCCCAACGGCTATCAGGTTGCACATACAGTGGGAACATTATGAACCTGCATTGGGAAACTACCAGCGGGGAAAGATTGTGCAGGCAGTCAAAGCGATTCTAGACCTCAATCCAAACATGAAAATAGCGCTGCATTTCTCCTATCTGCGGCCCGGCTACTGGAACGACAGTTTCCTCTCCTCCGTGGACGTCGCCCAAATCTCGACAGGCTCGCTCATGCGCGATGCGATTGCCCATACCTATCCCTCGGTTTACTCCGAGTATGCCACAGGGCGCTTCCTGGCGTTCGTGGATGATGCGCTGGCGCAGATACAGGATTATGCCCCACGGATTTTGTATGTGGCAATGGGCAACAACGGGTCGGAGGAGTTTTATATGCCAAATAAAACCGTCAATTCGGTCAACTACGCCGGAATGTTCGAGCCTAAGGCATTGCAGGCCTGGCGCACCAAATTCCTGCCGGCGCGGTTTCCGGGCCAGACCAACGCAACCTGGGGCCGCAATTCCTACCCGATCGCCGCCGCCCCGCAGCCAACCGACGGAAATTACAATTCCGAAATGGGCCGCGACCTGCACCGCTTCGCCGGATGGGGTTTGCTGAAACTTTTCAAAGGTTTTTATGAAACCGTCAAAAACCGTAATTCCTCGATCAAGGTACTCCATTTCATCTCCGATTTCGGGTCGGTGCAAGGCAATAACTGGCATTTGCACAGCAGCACGCTGCTGCTTGCGCTCGAACTGGCGGACGGCATTTACCACACCGACGGTACCAATCAATGGGATCTCTGGAAAAAAATCATGGGAATCGATGTGATCAAGGGTACTTATCCCAATAAAATAGCCGGTGTGGAGTTCGATCCGATAGACCTTGCGCAGCCCGACGGCGGCTCGGGGATCAATGGCGGCATTTCCTACGAATGGTTCCCGCGCGCCTACAAGCATGGTGCCGAGTATGTTCATATCGCGATGCATTACAACGACATCGAAATCCAGCAGCTCGCGCCTACGCTCGCATTATGCCGCGAACAGTATATAACGCCTTCATACCAGCCCCCGGCCCGTGAGGAACCGGTTACCGTCAATATTTTTCCGAATGTTTTCACCGGCAATTTTCTTTTTGACATGTGGAACCAGATCGGCGGCCAAAATTTCGGGCAAACCGATCTCCGGCCGAAATCCATCCGGATGACCGACAATGGTTACTGGGAGAACATCTGGGACAACGCCAGTTATTTGCCATGCACATTCTCTCTCAACGTCAGCACATCGCAGGCGAAGCCGGTCACGGGCGCTTCGGTAACACTGAGCGTCAACTGCTCGGGCCCCGAATGTAACACAGCCGATTACATATGGTCCGGCGAAGGCGTCAACAGCAGAACAGGCAGCTCCGTCACCTTCAGCGCCCCGGGTATCCCCGGCGATTATAATTACACCGTCAAATCGGCACGCAGCGGATGCAGTGCCAAAACGTCGTCGCGGATTTTACCTGTAACACGCGCATTGCCTGTCAAACTGATCAGTTTCACGGCGGCAAAAGAAGGTCGACAGGCACGCTTGTCGTGGTCGACCTCCGAAGAAGTGAATAGCGAGCGGTTCGAGGTCGAACGTAGCACGGACGGCCGCAAGTGGGGGAAAATCGGGACGGTCGATGCGGTAGGCGATGTTTTGGATACTGTCACAAAATATACCTTCAACGACGACAGCCCGGAGGAGGGCGAGAATCTTTACCGGCTCAAAATGATCGACCGGGACGGCACATTCGCGTACAGCCGCATTGTGAATGTTAGCTTTAAACCCGACACATTTGCAAGCACTTACCCTAATCCGGCAACCGACCAAATCAGCATTTCGACGCACGACTGGGAAAATGTAAAAACCGTGCGGATTGTCAATCAGGCCGGCCAGGTCGTTTACAATTCGGAAAAACCCCGGCAGGAAATCGATATCCGGCAGCTTGCGGCCGGCTCATATGTCATCGGGATCGTGCGCGGCAACGGCACGCACGAAAATTTGAAATTCGTGAAAGAAGCGGGTAAATAG
- a CDS encoding LacI family DNA-binding transcriptional regulator, which produces MKKVSITIKEIARQLGISKSTVSRALRDSSEISEETKQKVIDLAEQLNYYPNPIAISLLKNRTQTIGVIVPDIANRFYSSAIGGVEDIAYSRGYHTMIYQSHELLERERSATRHIASRRVDGLVVAISSQSENIDHFASLQEQGIPVVFFDRVSDAMNSHKVRVDDYKGAFDATEHLIKRGCRRIAHIAGPKPVSITRFRLEGYKDALRKYGIDFQEEWVLHSEITQAGGTERTYQLMALRERPDAIFGASDRITMGIHWALRQLGYKMPDDVAVVGFCDIAMSSLLDPPVSSVTQPSFEMGQQATSLLLDLIESKNTPAEFETRVLQSNLVINKSSMR; this is translated from the coding sequence ATGAAAAAGGTTTCTATCACCATCAAAGAGATTGCACGGCAACTCGGCATTTCCAAATCCACGGTGTCCCGGGCGCTGCGCGACAGCAGTGAAATCAGCGAGGAAACCAAACAAAAGGTGATAGACCTTGCCGAGCAGCTTAACTATTATCCCAATCCCATTGCGATAAGCCTGCTGAAAAACCGCACGCAGACCATCGGGGTGATCGTACCGGACATCGCCAACCGTTTTTACTCGTCGGCCATCGGCGGCGTGGAAGACATTGCTTACAGCCGCGGCTATCACACGATGATTTACCAGAGCCACGAGTTGCTCGAACGCGAGCGCTCGGCGACCAGGCACATTGCGTCGCGACGGGTCGACGGCCTTGTGGTGGCCATTTCAAGCCAATCGGAGAATATCGATCATTTTGCGTCCTTGCAGGAACAAGGCATTCCCGTGGTGTTTTTCGACCGTGTGAGCGATGCCATGAACTCGCATAAAGTGCGGGTGGATGATTACAAAGGCGCTTTCGACGCTACGGAGCATCTCATCAAGCGGGGCTGCCGGCGCATTGCGCATATCGCCGGCCCGAAACCCGTATCCATCACGCGTTTCCGTTTGGAGGGTTATAAAGATGCGCTCAGGAAATACGGCATCGATTTTCAGGAGGAATGGGTGCTCCACAGCGAGATCACCCAGGCGGGCGGCACCGAACGCACCTACCAGCTCATGGCCCTGCGCGAACGCCCGGATGCGATTTTCGGCGCCAGCGACCGCATTACCATGGGTATTCACTGGGCGCTACGGCAACTCGGGTACAAAATGCCTGACGACGTAGCGGTGGTGGGTTTTTGCGACATCGCCATGTCGTCACTGCTCGACCCGCCGGTGAGCTCGGTCACACAGCCGTCTTTCGAAATGGGCCAGCAGGCGACTTCGCTTTTACTCGATCTCATTGAAAGCAAAAATACCCCGGCCGAATTCGAGACCAGGGTATTGCAATCCAATCTGGTGATCAACAAGTCGTCTATGCGGTAG
- a CDS encoding acyltransferase family protein, whose protein sequence is MESKSGQFPINPTHVRRYDLDWLRVIAFGILIFYHVGMFFNYWEWHVKNNVLTHAVEWPMRFSSQWRMSLLFMISGAGVYFALGNRGAAAFLGERFVRIFVPLAFGMFVIVPPQIFFERLTQGQTYDYGGFLQNGV, encoded by the coding sequence ATGGAATCAAAATCCGGTCAATTCCCAATTAACCCCACCCATGTCCGCCGCTATGACCTCGACTGGCTGCGTGTCATCGCCTTTGGCATCCTCATTTTCTACCATGTCGGAATGTTTTTCAATTATTGGGAATGGCATGTCAAAAACAATGTACTCACGCACGCGGTCGAATGGCCGATGCGGTTCAGCAGCCAATGGAGGATGTCGCTGCTGTTCATGATCTCCGGCGCCGGCGTCTATTTTGCACTGGGCAACCGGGGTGCCGCGGCTTTTCTGGGAGAGCGGTTCGTGAGAATTTTCGTGCCGCTTGCTTTCGGAATGTTCGTCATTGTTCCGCCGCAAATCTTTTTCGAACGGTTGACGCAGGGGCAGACCTATGATTACGGGGGGTTTTTACAAAACGGTGTTTGA
- a CDS encoding OmpA family protein → MRALCLLAVTVATTVCTYAQLENLGKSINSEYNEISPIISPDGKTIYFSRVSHPQNTHGAKGSQDIWFSELKNDKWTPARRLPAPLNKEDYNSLYSITPDGNTLLIKGAYKNGVYETRGFSTSKKTARGWSAPNKLDIPGYTKLSKGQFDCGYLSNDGKVLVMSFSEKKNSKIDDLYVSFKQKDGTWTKPLNLGPEINTEDFTETTPFLAPDGVTLYFSSDRKGGQGSNDIYYSKRIDKSWKRWSRPVNLGPAINTDGYDAYYTISALGDFAYMVSFKDTEGKGDIVRYNLQPKSSPADSSTEAPVAVVPPSDPVVMISGKVIDSKTGKPVEATIVYEDLATGEEVGTATTNPTTGEYKLVLPYGQKYSMRAVAPNFIAEGENIDLTDSTGSGKEKSFKEIANKSLKLIPIEEGQIVRLNNIFFATGKATLRDESFPELNRIAISMEENKTLSIELGGHTDNTGSAEFNMTLSQARADTVREYLIGKGIEPDRIASKGYGETRPVAKNDTPEGQQQNRRVEFKILKK, encoded by the coding sequence ATGCGCGCACTTTGCCTGTTAGCCGTTACCGTCGCTACGACCGTTTGTACCTATGCACAACTCGAAAACCTCGGGAAATCGATCAATTCTGAATACAACGAAATCAGCCCGATCATTTCTCCCGACGGTAAAACGATCTATTTCTCAAGAGTAAGCCATCCGCAAAATACGCACGGGGCCAAAGGCAGCCAGGATATCTGGTTTTCGGAGCTGAAAAACGACAAATGGACCCCCGCAAGAAGGTTGCCCGCTCCATTGAACAAAGAGGATTACAATAGCCTTTACAGCATAACGCCGGACGGCAACACCCTGCTGATCAAAGGTGCGTACAAAAACGGCGTTTACGAAACCCGCGGTTTTTCTACCAGCAAAAAAACCGCCAGAGGCTGGTCCGCACCAAACAAACTGGATATTCCGGGCTATACCAAACTCAGCAAAGGGCAATTCGACTGCGGTTACCTTTCCAATGACGGCAAGGTACTGGTAATGTCTTTCAGCGAAAAGAAGAACAGCAAAATCGACGACCTGTACGTCAGTTTCAAACAAAAAGACGGCACCTGGACTAAACCGTTAAACCTCGGGCCGGAAATCAATACCGAAGATTTTACCGAAACAACCCCTTTCCTGGCTCCGGACGGCGTGACCCTCTATTTTTCGAGCGACCGTAAAGGCGGACAGGGCAGCAACGACATTTATTACAGCAAGCGGATCGATAAGTCGTGGAAAAGATGGAGCCGGCCTGTGAACCTGGGCCCGGCGATCAATACCGACGGTTACGACGCTTACTACACCATTTCCGCATTAGGTGATTTCGCGTACATGGTTTCTTTCAAAGACACCGAAGGCAAAGGCGATATTGTCCGTTACAATCTGCAACCTAAATCTTCACCGGCCGATTCTTCGACAGAGGCTCCGGTAGCCGTGGTGCCGCCTTCCGACCCGGTGGTAATGATCAGTGGAAAGGTAATCGACTCCAAAACCGGAAAGCCTGTTGAAGCGACCATTGTTTACGAAGATCTGGCTACCGGCGAAGAGGTAGGAACGGCCACGACCAATCCCACCACTGGAGAATACAAACTCGTGCTCCCGTACGGACAGAAATACAGCATGCGCGCCGTAGCACCGAATTTCATCGCCGAAGGGGAGAATATCGACCTCACAGACTCTACAGGTTCCGGTAAAGAGAAGAGCTTTAAGGAAATCGCCAATAAATCGCTTAAACTAATCCCGATCGAGGAAGGGCAGATTGTCCGTCTCAACAACATTTTCTTCGCGACCGGAAAAGCGACGCTTCGCGATGAATCCTTCCCCGAACTGAACCGCATTGCCATTTCGATGGAAGAGAACAAAACGCTTTCCATCGAACTCGGCGGGCACACCGATAATACCGGTAGTGCGGAATTCAACATGACCCTGTCGCAGGCCCGGGCGGATACCGTCCGCGAATACCTCATCGGCAAAGGCATCGAACCCGATCGCATTGCCAGCAAAGGCTACGGCGAAACGAGGCCGGTAGCCAAAAACGATACACCCGAGGGCCAGCAACAGAACCGTCGTGTGGAATTCAAGATACTGAAGAAGTAG
- a CDS encoding acyltransferase family protein, with translation MFDFVPYPDGSFSWHHLWYLAYIFCYSVLGLPLLLWLRRRTGLTGRLAALFANPWALVAVPVLWHVSGSVLLAEDFPTTHNLVKDWNEHFHDFTLFVTGFVLCTQTRFWETLRKYRRLALGIWVTLTIALYAFYWTVDRDMNAMQWLIYDVIKTTNAWCILLSIFGYAYTYLQFTNPFLKYANEAVYPFYILHQTVIVCLAFPLINASVHWFVKFIYLSIATFGICLGLYHLLIRRSNMLRVLFGMKALERRKVGGQAVSTSSVS, from the coding sequence GTGTTTGATTTTGTACCCTATCCGGACGGGAGTTTCAGCTGGCACCATTTGTGGTACCTGGCTTATATCTTCTGTTACTCGGTGCTGGGGCTTCCGCTGCTGCTCTGGCTTCGCCGGCGAACCGGGTTGACCGGGCGGTTGGCCGCTTTGTTTGCCAATCCGTGGGCGCTGGTCGCTGTGCCCGTTCTCTGGCACGTGAGCGGGAGCGTTTTGCTGGCCGAAGATTTCCCTACCACCCACAACCTTGTGAAAGACTGGAACGAACACTTCCACGATTTTACGCTTTTTGTGACCGGTTTTGTGCTATGTACGCAAACGCGTTTCTGGGAAACACTTCGGAAATACCGCCGGCTGGCGCTCGGTATCTGGGTCACATTGACGATCGCACTCTATGCATTTTACTGGACGGTCGATCGCGACATGAATGCGATGCAGTGGCTGATTTATGACGTGATCAAAACCACCAATGCATGGTGTATCCTGCTGTCTATTTTCGGATATGCCTACACGTATCTTCAATTCACCAACCCGTTCCTGAAATATGCCAATGAGGCTGTATATCCGTTTTATATACTGCACCAGACGGTAATCGTATGTCTGGCTTTCCCGCTGATCAATGCATCGGTGCATTGGTTTGTCAAATTCATCTATCTCAGCATCGCGACTTTCGGGATATGCCTCGGCCTGTATCACCTGCTCATCAGGCGCAGCAATATGTTACGGGTGCTGTTTGGAATGAAGGCACTGGAACGCCGTAAGGTCGGCGGCCAGGCGGTGTCTACTTCTTCAGTATCTTGA
- a CDS encoding Mur ligase family protein: MSQPSSLHKIHFISIGGSVMHNLAIELHLKGFIVTGSDDEIYEPSSSRLAQYDLLPPVTGWFPEKISADLDAVILGMHARQDNPELARAKELGIKVYSYPEYIFEQSQNKQRVVIAGSHGKTTITSMVLHVLKYNKRNFNYLVGAQIEGFDNMVKLSENAPVIVIEGDEYFTSPIDPTPKFIHYQPHIALISGIAWDHFNVFPTWESYVKQFELLADSLPKAGAIIFDETDDMLDVIGQKGRPDVASIPYNVHPHRIEDNKTILITAEQGEVPVMVFGSHNMKNISGAREVCERLGITDEQFYEAIRTFKGASKRLELLGSNDSVNVYRDFAHAPSKVEATTSALKEQYPERTLVACAELHTFSSLNKGFLSQYRRKLNAADVAIVYYNPHTLEQKRLESLSEEDIRTAFKRDDLKIFTDSAELAAFLKSLTWKDANLLMMSSGTFGDLDLKKLAGDVLT, translated from the coding sequence ATGAGTCAACCTTCATCTTTGCATAAAATACATTTCATTTCGATTGGTGGCAGCGTTATGCACAATCTGGCCATCGAATTACATTTAAAAGGATTCATTGTTACGGGATCGGACGACGAGATTTACGAGCCTTCATCGAGCCGCCTCGCACAATACGACCTGCTTCCTCCCGTCACGGGGTGGTTTCCCGAAAAGATCTCGGCCGATCTGGACGCTGTGATACTTGGAATGCATGCCCGGCAGGACAATCCGGAACTTGCGAGAGCGAAAGAGCTGGGTATCAAGGTATATTCGTACCCGGAATACATTTTTGAGCAAAGCCAGAACAAGCAGCGCGTGGTAATAGCGGGAAGCCATGGAAAAACGACGATTACCTCCATGGTACTCCATGTTTTGAAATACAATAAAAGGAACTTCAATTACCTTGTCGGGGCGCAGATTGAGGGTTTCGACAATATGGTGAAGCTTTCGGAAAATGCACCGGTGATCGTGATCGAAGGCGACGAGTATTTCACCTCACCCATCGACCCGACCCCCAAGTTTATCCATTACCAGCCGCACATCGCGCTGATCAGCGGCATTGCCTGGGATCATTTCAACGTCTTCCCGACCTGGGAATCGTACGTGAAGCAATTTGAACTGCTGGCCGATTCGCTTCCCAAGGCGGGCGCCATCATTTTTGACGAAACGGACGATATGCTCGACGTCATCGGCCAGAAAGGGCGTCCCGACGTTGCCAGCATACCGTACAATGTTCATCCCCACCGCATTGAAGACAACAAAACGATACTGATCACCGCCGAGCAGGGCGAGGTGCCGGTAATGGTCTTCGGAAGCCACAATATGAAGAACATCAGCGGTGCCAGGGAAGTCTGCGAACGGCTGGGAATTACGGATGAGCAGTTCTACGAGGCAATCCGGACATTCAAAGGTGCTTCCAAACGGCTGGAATTATTGGGAAGCAACGACTCCGTGAATGTATACCGCGATTTTGCCCATGCACCTTCCAAAGTGGAGGCAACCACGAGTGCCTTAAAGGAACAGTACCCGGAAAGAACCCTGGTGGCGTGCGCGGAATTACATACATTCAGCAGCCTTAACAAAGGCTTTCTATCGCAATACCGACGCAAATTGAATGCCGCGGATGTGGCAATCGTGTATTACAATCCGCATACGCTGGAACAGAAAAGACTCGAAAGCCTTTCCGAAGAGGATATCAGGACCGCATTCAAACGCGACGACCTGAAAATTTTCACCGACTCGGCAGAGCTGGCGGCATTCCTGAAATCGCTGACCTGGAAAGACGCCAATTTGCTGATGATGAGCTCCGGTACCTTCGGCGATCTGGACCTGAAAAAACTGGCCGGGGATGTATTGACGTAA
- a CDS encoding TIGR00730 family Rossman fold protein, with product MQSIVVYCGSNPGKKPLYAEAAYELGAALAKRNIKLIYGGGNMGLMGRVADGAMDNAGFVTGIIPNFLAKLEVAHKTLSELHFVETMHERKAKMVSMSDGVIALPGGYGTFDELFEILTWSQLRIFHGPVGLLNVNGFYDLLLKQLDKMVEEGFLRPENRELLVVAEDPATLLGKMEAFRSENGENKPLDRSLYVDKN from the coding sequence ATGCAATCCATTGTTGTATACTGCGGTTCAAATCCGGGAAAGAAGCCGTTATATGCCGAAGCCGCCTACGAACTGGGGGCCGCATTGGCGAAACGTAACATCAAACTAATTTACGGCGGAGGAAATATGGGGCTGATGGGCCGCGTGGCCGACGGTGCGATGGATAATGCCGGATTCGTGACCGGTATTATCCCCAACTTCCTCGCCAAGCTGGAAGTGGCACACAAGACACTGTCGGAACTGCATTTCGTCGAGACAATGCACGAACGAAAGGCTAAAATGGTTTCGATGTCCGACGGCGTGATCGCGCTCCCTGGTGGATACGGCACATTCGACGAGCTTTTCGAAATCCTGACGTGGTCGCAGCTCCGAATATTCCACGGCCCGGTGGGACTTTTGAATGTCAACGGGTTTTATGATCTGCTGCTTAAACAACTCGACAAAATGGTCGAGGAAGGCTTTCTGAGGCCTGAAAACCGCGAATTGCTGGTGGTTGCAGAGGATCCTGCGACGCTCCTTGGGAAAATGGAAGCCTTCCGTTCGGAAAACGGGGAAAATAAGCCGTTGGACAGGTCGTTGTATGTAGATAAAAACTAG
- a CDS encoding helix-turn-helix domain-containing protein, translating to MSVIIADVWLGYTNYMFQVLWLVDFSEPLNLLMAPAAFLYVKTGVKQRMDKRAWMHFIPSMIYFVYMCLLIYPQEFAFKYNANLGSFHPEMERIPAMRYGSDWMFYPKRHINDLTFISMVAYNIAGLVLLRKVFREQRISFFTGEKSSLSWFRDIILQLVFLVLVFFVVRVSFRHDLGDHIIAAFISLVIYIVSFTVLRKSLFFQEPNERPARKYEKSSLTPEIQSTTLGKLEAIMLVEKPFLDPGFSLPTLSKRLGISTHHLSQILNEELKQSFFDFLGAYRIREAQRLLAGEEHGHLKIEEIGQMVGYNSKSAFNTAFRKITGATPSEYRKKHVSQKF from the coding sequence ATGTCGGTAATCATTGCCGATGTGTGGCTAGGGTATACCAACTACATGTTCCAGGTGCTCTGGCTCGTCGATTTTAGCGAGCCCTTGAACCTGCTCATGGCACCGGCAGCGTTCCTGTATGTGAAAACGGGCGTGAAGCAGCGGATGGACAAGCGCGCGTGGATGCATTTCATTCCTTCGATGATCTACTTTGTGTATATGTGCCTCCTGATTTATCCGCAGGAGTTTGCTTTCAAATACAATGCGAACCTTGGTTCTTTTCATCCGGAAATGGAACGAATCCCCGCAATGCGCTACGGCAGCGATTGGATGTTCTATCCCAAACGGCATATCAACGACCTCACCTTTATCAGCATGGTTGCCTATAACATCGCAGGTCTTGTGCTTTTGAGGAAGGTTTTCCGGGAACAGCGTATTTCTTTTTTTACGGGTGAAAAGAGCTCACTGTCGTGGTTCCGCGATATAATCCTGCAATTGGTGTTCCTGGTACTGGTTTTCTTTGTTGTGAGGGTTTCGTTTCGTCACGACCTGGGCGATCATATTATCGCCGCATTCATTTCCCTGGTGATTTACATTGTTAGTTTTACGGTGTTAAGGAAATCGCTGTTCTTCCAGGAACCGAACGAACGACCGGCCAGGAAGTATGAAAAATCGTCGTTGACCCCCGAAATCCAATCGACAACGCTGGGCAAACTGGAAGCGATTATGCTTGTGGAAAAACCGTTTCTCGATCCCGGTTTTTCACTACCGACGCTTTCAAAGCGATTGGGTATTTCCACGCACCATTTGTCGCAAATTCTGAATGAAGAGTTAAAGCAAAGCTTCTTCGATTTTCTGGGTGCTTATCGTATTCGAGAGGCGCAGCGGCTGCTTGCAGGTGAAGAGCACGGGCACCTAAAAATTGAGGAAATCGGGCAAATGGTCGGTTATAATTCGAAATCCGCCTTCAATACGGCTTTTCGTAAAATCACCGGGGCAACGCCGTCGGAATACCGCAAAAAACATGTCAGTCAGAAGTTCTGA